From one Salmo salar chromosome ssa09, Ssal_v3.1, whole genome shotgun sequence genomic stretch:
- the LOC106611637 gene encoding polycomb group RING finger protein 3, translated as MASLGNPEMLTRKIKLWDINAHITCRLCEGYLIDATTVTECLHTFCRSCLVKYLEENNTCPTCRIVIHQSHPLQYIGHDRTMQDIVYKLVPGLQEAEIKKQRDFYQKLGMEVPGDIKGELCSMKQHLDPQRNGEVKTEDTANKETAEEKPEEEENDYHRSDEQVSICLECNSSKLRGLKRKWIRCSAQATVLHLKKFIAKKLNLTSFNELDILCNEEILGKDHTLKFVVVTRWRFKKSPLLLHYRPKMDLL; from the exons ATGGCGTCATTAGGG AACCCCGAGATGCTAACCAGGAAGATCAAGCTGTGGGACATCAACGCCCACATCACTTGTCGCCTGTGCGAGGGGTACCTGATAGACGCCACTACTGTCACAGAGTGCTTACACACCT TCTGCAGAAGCTGTCTAGTGAAGTACCTGGAGGAGAACAACACCTGTCCCACGTGCAGGATTGTCATTCACCAGAGCCACCCACTGCAGTACATCGG CCATGACCGAACAATGCAAGACATTGTCTACAAGTTGGTGCCGGGACTACAAGAGG CGGAGATAAAAAAACAGAGAGACTTCTATCAGAAGCTGGGAATGGAAGTGCCCGGGGACATCAAAGGAGAGCTGTGCAGCATGAAACAACATCTAGATCCTCAGCGCAATG GTGAGGTGAAAACGGAGGACACGGCAAATAAGGAAACAGCGGAGGAGAaaccggaggaggaggagaatgatTATCACCGCAGCGACGAGCAG GTCAGCATCTGTTTGGAGTGCAACAGCAGCAAGCTCCGTGGCCTGAAGCGCAAGTGGATCCGCTGCTCGGCGCAAGCCACGGTCCTTCACCTCAAAAAATTCATCGCCAAAAAGCTTAACCTGACATCGTTCAATGAG CTGGACATTTTATGCAATGAGGAAATCTTGGGAAAGGACCACACTTTGAAATTTGTTGTCGTGACAAGATGGAGATTTAAG AAATCCCCCCTCCTGCTGCATTACAGACCCAAAATGGATTTGCTGTAG